In the genome of Mogibacterium neglectum, the window TTTGTCATTTCCTATATGTTAGGGCATCTTTATGTATAGTTTTTTAAAGAAACACAGATTCATAAATGATTTAAATGAACTGGAAGATTTTGAATTGCCACAAAATGCAGTTATGTTTAAAGAAAGCAACAATGTAAACACATTTATTCTTAAGATGCTTTTTTACGGTAAAAATGCATTTGCGAAGATATATTTATCACCAATTAATGGGGTACTTGTTTGTTATTCATCAAAACCACTTAAAAAGAAACAGTTTATAATAATGTCTCTTGCACCGACTATTATTTTTGCCATCATACCATATCTGAGCTGGGCATTGTATTTTGTAAACTATGGTGGTATAGGAAGGGCACTTTTATCTTATTGCATATTTCCATTTATTTTTGGTGTAGGGGACTATTCAAATGTCTTTAAGACTATTAGGCAAGTCCCTAATGGGGCCTTAGTTATAAATTCGGGAATGCATACGTATTGGTTTAAAAAAATACCATAAGGTTAATCTGCCTGAAAAATTATTTTAAATAGGTCAACACAGCCTGGCTTGTAGATAATAAAATCAATTCACATCATGTTCTATTACATTACAAATGCTCAAATTAATATCATTCTATAATGATATTTCTGTGAAAGAAGAAATTTTGCTACATATTGAACCTCATAAGTTTCAAACGTTTTTTTCATACATGTTTTGTTTACACCGCTGCATATTAGACCAAAAAGAGAAATAACAACTATAAGAGCTGTAATTTCAATAACTATATCGGTTGTTATAAACTATCTTTTTATACAATGCTATAACTTTGCTATTATTATTTCTCAACATATCTTTTTACAACATCTAAATCTAGCTTATAGAATTTATGAGGGCTCTGATTTACAGTGATTTATAGCATGTGGTTTTCCCCAGTTAACGCGACATATTTTTTTACTAATCCTACAAATCTCTTGCTTTTTGCTTTAGGGTTGTCGAGCAAATCACCTATTTCTCTGCGTGTACTATATACCCTCTATGCTATTTGTTAATACAATTTCATCTATTAGGCATTTATTTATATACTGAGTAAGCGGTATTTGAGGCAGCTCGTTCATGATTTGTTTTATATCTTTATTAATTCGTGCAATTTCGATTACAGCTTTTAATAATTCAGGTGTTTCTAAAAAGAATGCAGGTGAATCGTTAATCAAAAAGTCGAGGTGAATGCATTCATCTGAGTTAATTCTGCTTTCATATAAATTTATATAATCATCCTGATTATCATAGTATATATTTGATAAGTGTTTGTATCCCTTACTTCTCATTAAAATCACCTCTCTAATTTCAAATATAGTACAAATATATGACATATCATTAAAAAACAAGCATATTTTTTAATGAAAATAAAAAATTTAATTATTTGTTTAAAAAATACTCTGCAAATTTAAATAGTTTTTAAACTACCTTGCACATAATAAAAACAATTCACATTGAACTCCCATCTATACTATATAATCATGCCAAAGGTTAATAGGGTGGGGATATGAAGTACACAATCGGAGAAGTTGCTAATTTTTTGCACTTATCAAGAGATATGATTCGCTACTATGAGAAGCGGGGTGTGATAGTCTCGGAGCGCAATGAAAACAACAATTATCGCACCTATGATAATATGGCGGTTTTTGAGCTACTTGATACAATTCAGCACAAAAATCTTAATCTGAGCATTAGAGAAATCGAGGCGATGCGGCAGGGTGATTATGAGCACAATAAGTCGCGTTATCTGGATAGGTATTATAATGAACTCAAAAGTGAGATAAGCTATGGCACTGCGCTTCTCAAACGCATAGACGAACTAAAATCCAGATATGATTTGAGAGAACAGAAAATTGGTAATTCTTGGATAAAGAGCGTGTCCGGTCACTACAGATACCATATTGTTGACAGTAGGAAGGGCGAATTTGGATCTATAGAACTTACTGTACCTATCAGCGAGGTTTTATTCTCAGATTACGTAAATCCTTTTGTGGATTATGGTTTTACTTCAATCGATGATATGGAGTCGTGGTATGCGGTTATATCAGAATCATACACAGATGAACTATCCATAGATTTGCCTCATGGATACAAGTATGAGCCAGAGGGAATTTATCTGTGTTCTCTTGTAAATATTGGTTCTGTAAAAAAGTTTGATATGTCGGTAATCGATATGTTCCGTAAGGATGCTAGTGAGAACTATGGCGAAATGGTTGCGATTAATCCGGTAAGGGGTATCATAGCTAGCAGGGTTAAAAAAGATGGAGAGCTCCATGTGGTAATGGAACTTCAGATAAAGATCGGCTAGAGAAAAGTATATAGTATTGATATGAATGAACCTTGGAGTAAATCCAAGGTTTTTATATGCAAAAGTATTCAAATGAGGTCTATATATTTTTATGATACATCAAATCTAAAAACAATATAAATCATAAGCATTTTGTAAAAAAAGAAAATAATCACTTGACAATAGAACAATTCCATACCATAGAATGGTTTTACATAAGATAGATAGCATGATGGCGATAGTCAGTTGTGTAGTGCAGCTCCAATGTCGCCTTTAAAGCATATATCCATATCGATGGGTGTTGGCCACATACTAACATAGGTCGAAATATTCCTAACTCCATATTTCGCACATGCAAAAAGGTCTGATTCTTCGAATCAGACCTTTAGCATTTTGTCTTCTTATATTAAGTAGCTATAATCTGAGAAATATGCACCATATATTTTTATATTGTTCAAATTCGGCACTAGGATATAATTTAGATTCCGAACTTCATCCTAATGATTCCCAGTATTAGTAGGTGTACAGGGTAGAATAAATAATTCAATAGCTTATACTGCTTTCCTCGCTCACCGTTATAAGTTAAAACAAATCCATATCCAAGTAGCGCCCACGGCTCTTTAATCATTGATACAAAGCAGAATGGAACTGCTAAAAGTTCCCTGCCGTGGAATAGATAGAAAAAGTATGCGATAAGAATCCCATGGTAGTCATAATCAACACTGAAGTACAAGGATAGAGCAATGCCAACTAGTAGGACTGGAACAGATGCGAGGAACCAAAAGATCTTGTGTAAAGACCCCATTTTTTCCTTAAGAGTATCGATAAGCCAGATTGTTATGAGCATGAGTGCAAGCGTAAACATCACGTTGCTCCAATTCTTTTCGTATAATTCTGCACTTGTAAACATATCGAAAGGAACTTCTGAAATAACCCCGAACAACAGAAGTGTTCCGAGGTATCGCCATTTGTTTCGTGTTTTGAAATAACCTTCTACAAGAAGGAACGCAAATATAGGGAAGGCAATTCTGCCGAGTATATCGAATATATCGCTTAAGACATTCAGTTTTCCTCCCGTAAGATTTGGGTATATAAGTGCTTTATTTGTATGATCTATCAGCATTGAGAGAAATGCTATATATTTGAGCTTTGCCCCAGACAAGACTCTGAGGTTGCTTAATTTTGTACTGTTCATCTTAATTCTCCTATTTTACGATAATCATGTTTATTAGCTGTAATATAGCATTTAAATACAAAATATGATAGTAGATTGCGTACAATTTAATAAATGCTTAATAATAGCCTTTTCTAATAATTATAGAAAAATGTAAAATATTTGCCGATAGTATAAAAAAGACTGATACTCTTCTAAATGCTGAAAAATACGCACTAATGAGATTGAATTTATACATGACCAGGTGTAAAATCCACTAAAGTGACCAGGTGTAATATTGTGAGATGTATTCGACTTCGCAAAAATGATTTATCACATGTAACATGGACTTTGGATAATTAAGGAGCAGGTGAAAGTAAGAAATGGAGATTATAAAGGATTTGCCAGAGATATTTGAGGAGTTCTCGGAACAGAGGAGGAACTCATTCTTAAGTGTTAAGGAGATTAAGGAGTCAGGGACACCAGTTGTAGGTGCATACTGTACGTATTTTCCGCAGGAGGTTGCAATGGCGGCGGGCGCAGCGCCGATAGGGCTATGTTCTATGTCAGATGAAACTATTCCTGAGGCCGAAAAAGATTTACCTGCCAACCTATGTCCGCTGATTAAGGCTAGCTATGGGTTTGCAAAATCTGATAAATGTCCTTACTTCCACTTTTCCGACGTAGTTGTAGGTGAAACGACTTGCGATGGCAAGAAGAAAATGTATGAGCTCATGTCTGATTTTAAGGAACTCTACCTAATGAATCTTCCTAATAGTCAGGACGAAGAAGGTAGGAAGCTGTGGCGTGCAGAAGTAGTTAAGTTTATCAAGTATTTGGAAGAAAAATTTTGTGTTGAAATTACAGAAGATAAGCTTCGAGATGCTGCAAGGCTCAAGAATAGGGAGAGGGATGCACAGAGGATGATTTCTGAAGTGATGATACATGATCCGGCACCTATTACAGGAGAAAATCTATTCAATGCTGTATATGGTAGCACCTTTAAATTCGATAAAGAAGAACTTATCGGATCACTTAATGCCCTGACTAATCGAATAGAAGATGAATACAATCATGGCAATATGTTAGATAAGCGTTCTAGAATTTTAATAACAGGATGTCCGATGGGGAGTGGAACCATGAAGGTCGTGAATGCCATAGAAAACAATGGCGGCGTTGTTGTATGTTACGAGAACTGCTCTGGATATAAGAATTTTGATAGACTTGTGGATGCAGAAGCTGATGATATAATAGGAGCGATAGCAGATAGATACCTTAAGATTGGCTGTTCAGTGATGACTCCAAATGAGAATAGGTATGAACTGCTAGGGAGACTAATCGATCAATATAATGTAGATGGAGTAGTGGATATGTCGCTTACGGCCTGTCTGACATATAATATTGAATCTAAATCGATAGGAAAATTCGTAACAGAAGAGAAAGGCATTCCGTATCTGAGCGTGGAGACGGATTACTCTAAGGCAGATGTTGGACAGCTCAATACAAGGATTACTGCTTTTATGGAGATGCTGTAATAACAGCTAAAAGGCTAAGAACCTTGATTTAGCCGCTGACTTTCCGTATGAATTTTGGTAAGAAGGTATATTGGAAACTAAGAACGAAACTAAGAACAAAAGAAAAAGGATTTACATCGGCATAACTATTGCAATCATCGTGGTTGCAATAGTTTCTTTCATGTGTTTTTTTATCTCTGATAGAAGAACTGGAGAGTGCCGAAGCGGAAGCAAAGATACCTATAATAGCAAAAGTGTATATGTATACAACTTGACTGACGGTAAAGTAGAGATTGATGTTAACGGCAATAAGAAGCTACCTATAGCATCGCTGACTAAGCTGATGACATGCCGAAAAGCTCTCATAATTATGCGAAGTAAGGGTCTTGTCCTTGATGATAGCGGGCAAGTGAGTGAAGAAGCGGTTAATATTGTCAAGCGGCAAAAAGAGTTTATGGTGGGTTATGATGTGGATGAAAGCACCGATTTAAAGGATCTCTTTTATGCGATGATTATGCGATCTGATGGTGCGTGTGCAAATTCGATTGCTAGCATGATGGGTGGCAATATAAACCATTTCGTAAGTGAGATGAATGACGAAGCAAGTGTAATAGGACTTTCCAATACACATTACGAGACACCGGATGGTGTGTATAAGAAAGGAGAGTTTTCGACTGCTTCAGATGTTGCGAAATTACTCAAGGAGTCGTTATCGGATAAAGATTATTACAAAATTTTCACTACGCCGACTTGTGTATCGACAAAGACTGAGCGTCACCCTAATGGTATAAAATTATCAAATGACGTTATTTCAGCATTTAATAAGTACAAGAGGAAGAATTTTAAAGTTCTCGGTGGTAAGTTTGGATATACACAAGAAGCAGGCAAGAGCATAGCTGTATTAGCGGAAAAGAATGGCAAAAAGTACATAGTCATTACATTGGGCTGCTACAACAAAGGCGGCAATCATGGCCATATGGATGATGTTTTAGCAGCGATGAAAAAGATTAATGGGTAATTTTATGATTAATAATTATAAATCTTCACATGTAGAAAAGTTTAAAAAGCTAAAAGCGCCTGAAAAAGACGGTTTCTATACATATATATTGCTTTGCGGAGACGGCACCTTATACACTGGATGGACGGTCAATCTCGCTAAAAGAATTGATGCACACAATAGAGGAAACGGTGCAAAATACACTAGTGCGAGACTTCCAGTAAGTCTCGTGTATTATGAAGAGTTTGACAATAAGCGTGAAGCGATGAGTAGAGAGTGGTATATCAAGAAGCTTAACCGTGAAGACAAGGGGGAGTTAATTAAAAGCTTAAGATTGTAAGGCATACAACTTATTTAAATATTAGACAAATAATAGACACATTATTTGTAGTGTGGTATAATTTTCACGTTGATGCATGATTATTATGGGAATCATGCATCAACTTTTTATACTAAAATACTTTTACTTTATACGTTATTACTATGCGGACTTATTATTAGGGAGAAAAAAATATGGAAAATGCTATTAACAATATAGTGCTCATGATTAGTGATGTACTATATAGACCGTGGTTTGTGCCACTGCTACTCCTTGCTGGCGGATTGTACTTTACAATTCGCACCAGATTCATGCAGATAAGTATGTTTAAGGATTCACTCAAAGTTGTGGCAGAGAAACCTAAGAGTGAGAACGGTATTTCGTCGTTTGGGGCACTAATGGTTTCTACTGCTTCAAGAGTTGGTACTGGCAATATTATCGGTGTTGCGACAGCTATTATTCTTGGAGGTGCTGGTTCGATTTTCTGGATGTGGCTTACTGCCATTTTGGGCGGAGCATCGGCTTTTGTTGAGTCTACGCTTGCTCAGATTTATAAGAAGAACAGCGACGGATCTAGCTACGGCGGGCCGGCATATTACATGCGTGATGCCATTAAACTTAAAGGCGTTGGCAAAGTGCTTGGCGTATTCTTTTCTATAATCATAATATTTACATATGCCGTCGGTTATAATATGCTCGCAGCTTATAACCTGCAATCAACATTTAGCGCGTTCAGCTTCTATAATCAAAATTCACCAAAGGTCATCGGTGTAATCCTTGCGATTGCATTTGGCGCAATTGTAATAGGTGGAGCAAAGAGATTATCAGATGTAACAAAAATACTTGTACCAGTGATGGGTGTCATCTATGTAGGTGTTGCGCTTGTGGTTATCCTTATGAACATCAAGAATGTTCCTCACATGTTCCATCTAATTTTAGCAAATGCCTTTGACTTTAAAGCGATTTTCGGTGGATTTACTGGATCATGCATAATGTTTGGTGTAAAGAGAGGATTATACTCCAATGAAGCTGGTATGGGATCTGCACCTAATGCTGCCGCTACAGCGGATGTATCTCACCCTGTAAAACAGGGACTCGTCCAGATGTTATCGGTATTTATAGATACACTTCTTATCTGTTCGACAACTGCATTCCTGTGCCTGATTACAAATGTAGACCCTCAGAAATATGTTAATGGAGATGCTGCAAATGCTGCGGGCTACGTGCAAGCTGCTATTCATTCGACCCTTGGCAATTTCGGACCGATATTTATCGCAGTATCTATGTTCTTCTTTGCGTTTACTACTCTAATTGGAAACTATTCATATTGTGAAGGCTGCCTAGCATTTGTGTTGAAGAGGGATTTAAAGAGGCAAGAAGCTCTTGTGTTTAGATGTATTGC includes:
- a CDS encoding DUF3267 domain-containing protein, encoding MYSFLKKHRFINDLNELEDFELPQNAVMFKESNNVNTFILKMLFYGKNAFAKIYLSPINGVLVCYSSKPLKKKQFIIMSLAPTIIFAIIPYLSWALYFVNYGGIGRALLSYCIFPFIFGVGDYSNVFKTIRQVPNGALVINSGMHTYWFKKIP
- a CDS encoding double-cubane-cluster-containing anaerobic reductase, with protein sequence MEIIKDLPEIFEEFSEQRRNSFLSVKEIKESGTPVVGAYCTYFPQEVAMAAGAAPIGLCSMSDETIPEAEKDLPANLCPLIKASYGFAKSDKCPYFHFSDVVVGETTCDGKKKMYELMSDFKELYLMNLPNSQDEEGRKLWRAEVVKFIKYLEEKFCVEITEDKLRDAARLKNRERDAQRMISEVMIHDPAPITGENLFNAVYGSTFKFDKEELIGSLNALTNRIEDEYNHGNMLDKRSRILITGCPMGSGTMKVVNAIENNGGVVVCYENCSGYKNFDRLVDAEADDIIGAIADRYLKIGCSVMTPNENRYELLGRLIDQYNVDGVVDMSLTACLTYNIESKSIGKFVTEEKGIPYLSVETDYSKADVGQLNTRITAFMEML
- a CDS encoding GIY-YIG nuclease family protein, which gives rise to MINNYKSSHVEKFKKLKAPEKDGFYTYILLCGDGTLYTGWTVNLAKRIDAHNRGNGAKYTSARLPVSLVYYEEFDNKREAMSREWYIKKLNREDKGELIKSLRL
- a CDS encoding D-alanyl-D-alanine carboxypeptidase family protein, which codes for METKNETKNKRKRIYIGITIAIIVVAIVSFMCFFISDRRTGECRSGSKDTYNSKSVYVYNLTDGKVEIDVNGNKKLPIASLTKLMTCRKALIIMRSKGLVLDDSGQVSEEAVNIVKRQKEFMVGYDVDESTDLKDLFYAMIMRSDGACANSIASMMGGNINHFVSEMNDEASVIGLSNTHYETPDGVYKKGEFSTASDVAKLLKESLSDKDYYKIFTTPTCVSTKTERHPNGIKLSNDVISAFNKYKRKNFKVLGGKFGYTQEAGKSIAVLAEKNGKKYIVITLGCYNKGGNHGHMDDVLAAMKKING
- a CDS encoding alanine/glycine:cation symporter family protein, with translation MENAINNIVLMISDVLYRPWFVPLLLLAGGLYFTIRTRFMQISMFKDSLKVVAEKPKSENGISSFGALMVSTASRVGTGNIIGVATAIILGGAGSIFWMWLTAILGGASAFVESTLAQIYKKNSDGSSYGGPAYYMRDAIKLKGVGKVLGVFFSIIIIFTYAVGYNMLAAYNLQSTFSAFSFYNQNSPKVIGVILAIAFGAIVIGGAKRLSDVTKILVPVMGVIYVGVALVVILMNIKNVPHMFHLILANAFDFKAIFGGFTGSCIMFGVKRGLYSNEAGMGSAPNAAATADVSHPVKQGLVQMLSVFIDTLLICSTTAFLCLITNVDPQKYVNGDAANAAGYVQAAIHSTLGNFGPIFIAVSMFFFAFTTLIGNYSYCEGCLAFVLKRDLKRQEALVFRCIAIVLIYVGAVSQADLVWNMADMAQGFMVITNMPVILVLGGTAVRCLNDYRKQKHAGLDPHFIASDIGIHDETDFWK
- a CDS encoding MerR family DNA-binding transcriptional regulator encodes the protein MKYTIGEVANFLHLSRDMIRYYEKRGVIVSERNENNNYRTYDNMAVFELLDTIQHKNLNLSIREIEAMRQGDYEHNKSRYLDRYYNELKSEISYGTALLKRIDELKSRYDLREQKIGNSWIKSVSGHYRYHIVDSRKGEFGSIELTVPISEVLFSDYVNPFVDYGFTSIDDMESWYAVISESYTDELSIDLPHGYKYEPEGIYLCSLVNIGSVKKFDMSVIDMFRKDASENYGEMVAINPVRGIIASRVKKDGELHVVMELQIKIG
- a CDS encoding TraX family protein, producing the protein MNSTKLSNLRVLSGAKLKYIAFLSMLIDHTNKALIYPNLTGGKLNVLSDIFDILGRIAFPIFAFLLVEGYFKTRNKWRYLGTLLLFGVISEVPFDMFTSAELYEKNWSNVMFTLALMLITIWLIDTLKEKMGSLHKIFWFLASVPVLLVGIALSLYFSVDYDYHGILIAYFFYLFHGRELLAVPFCFVSMIKEPWALLGYGFVLTYNGERGKQYKLLNYLFYPVHLLILGIIRMKFGI